AGCGCTTCATGCCAAAGGTCACAATATTACAGTCATCCGGGCAGCAGACAGCTGGTACATCAAAGAATTCTCACCCCACTACACGTCAATCACTCTCAAGTCTGAAGGAGGATTTGGTGAAGAATTCCTTGACATGTTTGTATCAAGACTTTTAGGAATTCTGAGGGACGGTTCCTCGTGGGCTCGTCTGATGCTGGAGATAGAGATGTGGCAAAGTTCTGTGGAGATGGTTAAAATCGAAAGTGAAGCAATAGTCAGAATGCTTGAAGACCAGCAACTAATGCAGTCCTTAAAAGACGCCAAGTATGATTTGATGCTTACAGATCCGGCCATGTTCGGAGGGATTATACTGGGTCACTATCTCAAACTGCCCATTGTCCACAATGTCCGATGGACAGTGTACAATGaggttcattttttattagctCCTTCGCCACTTTCATATGTACCGTTTCCAATGCTTAAGTTATCAGACCGCATGAGTTTCTTGGAAAGAGTGAAGAATGTAGTGATGTTCACTGTAACTGAAATACTGGTTGCTCTCTTGATGACTCCAATTAATGATCCAATTTGCGAAAGGTTCATTGGTCCAGGAGCGTCCTACTTTTCTTTAACTCAGAGTGCTGATCTGTGGCTCCATAGagttgactttatttttgaattccCACGTCCCACTATGCCAAACATCATCTACATGGGAGGTTTTCAGTGCAAGCCATCAAAGCCTCTTCCGCAAGACCTGGAGGACTTTGTGCAGAGCTCTGGTGATCATGGTGTCATCATCATGTCTCTGGGCACTCTCATTGGTCAGCTTCCTGATGATGTGGCTGAGGCGATTGCTGAAGCTTTTGCAGAACTTCCACAGAAGATCATCTGGAGGTACAAAGGAAGGAGGCCATCTGCACTAGGAAACAACACCTTAATTTTGGACTGGATGCCTCAGAATGATCTTCTGGGTCATCCTAAGACAAGAGCCTTTGTGGCACATGGAGGAACCAATGGGATTCAAGAAGCCATTTACCACGGGGTACCAATCATTGGACTTGGGCTGATTTTTGACCAGCCTGATAATCTTCATAAGATGAAAGTACGGGGTGTAGCCAAGATTGTAGACTTTGCCACAGTGGATAAGGACTCCTTCCTCAAAACTGTCAAAGAGGTCctttatgatccctcttatcgGGAGAACATGCAGAGGCTCTCAAAGCTTCACAAGGATGTTCCAGTGAAACCTCTGGACAATGCCATCTTCTGGATTGAGTTTGTTATGAGGCACAAAGGTGCCGCTCACTTGAACACAGAGTCTTACAAGATGCCCTGGTACTCGTATCACTCTGTTGATGTCATACTATTCCTGATTTCTGCTGTGTCACTCATATTCCTGAGCATATATGCAGTAATCAGATATTTCTGCTGCAGAATATgcatgagaaaaacaaaaaacaaacttgaatgacttgtttttttttagtgttattatttaatttttgcaaattaaattaatttaatttaatttaactatatATGATTTCAATTTGGTGCATTACACACTACAAATCCTGTAACAAGTCTGTACTTTATGTATCTTTTCAGCTGAGGTGCATTGGTACAGTTTGGATGTTTACATCTCTCTTAGAAGGAAAACCTGATCAATATACATATCATTTCTGTACATACAGAGTGcaataaacaagaaaaacatcTGTAGTTTTGGTTGTCCTGTCAAGTCGTATGCATTATCTCAATCCAAAAATAACGaccacatactgtatatacagtgtGCCTTAAATGATAATTcagcactttaaaaaatactaataaacagtaatgtaaatgtatataatgttgTGGTACTGTATAGTAGTACACACTATTCATGGTAGCaatatttaaagttaaactAACTTGAATTCATTATACTTCATAATTTTAGACTTGGATTAATCCAAGAGTATTGAATAAAAAGTAAGTTATTGATGTTGTTGTTAAAGGTTAATAAGGCATACGCAAGGTGTAATCCAACCAAAACCTCATGTGATGCCAACACCCAAACAGTAATGAATAGTAGCTCATTAACTAGATCTTTGAATGTAAAAGACCCTTTATAGATTATGGAATGAACCTTCACTCACTTATAAATATATGTTGCCATGCAAATCAAGGACAAAGGAGAGTATGCTGTGCTTAGTCTGCTTACATGCACTTCATTCACAAAAGATGGTAAAGTTTCTACTATACTCATGGGTGACAGGGGGTGGGCTGTTTTGTCTCTCTTAACTTTATTATTGGACTATGTATTGtgatgcatgtttatttttataactgtgCAAAAttggcaaaacaaaaaaaaaatccttcatatTTCTGATGTTTAGTTCAGCAGTGACAGATTAAGTTTTcagttaaattgtttttaaaagaaaattttacCTTCATACTGGTAATTTTTCTAACCTGTCAAATGTAGacatcatcttttatgtcaaatatatAACCGTCCATCttgtggttttgttttacagtatttacttattttcacttaagctttatttaaaaatctcactgacaTTAAGGATCTCTTGTACAACAGTGTTCTGGCCAAGATAGGGTGCAACGCAATGGGCTTCTACTCTACTACTAGTCCTGCCTCTCTAACCCATGGGATTGGCTTTGCAGTTTCTTGCTAACATGTGGGAGGCTGTagttcagtgttgccaagtctgtggttttcccacaaaattgggctactttaacactgttcctgcgggttgtttttcatgtctgtgggttgaagctaccccaataatgtgatatttagcccctggaatccGAATTTTATCAGGGGAACTTcaccaaaaaacatgtattttaccccctgaAATGCAATTTTACTGGGGGCACCCCCAAAATGcatttgggctagttttgaatagGGTGGAATTGTGTGggatttgttgtgaaaacc
This genomic window from Labeo rohita strain BAU-BD-2019 chromosome 1, IGBB_LRoh.1.0, whole genome shotgun sequence contains:
- the LOC127167530 gene encoding UDP-glucuronosyltransferase 2C1 isoform X1; the protein is MPKVTILQSFGCPTAGTMNGQVFQVLGPIVLTILLTNVPAVQSGNVLVFPVDGSHWVNMNILVEALHAKGHNITVIRAADSWYIKEFSPHYTSITLKSEGGFGEEFLDMFVSRLLGILRDGSSWARLMLEIEMWQSSVEMVKIESEAIVRMLEDQQLMQSLKDAKYDLMLTDPAMFGGIILGHYLKLPIVHNVRWTVYNEVHFLLAPSPLSYVPFPMLKLSDRMSFLERVKNVVMFTVTEILVALLMTPINDPICERFIGPGASYFSLTQSADLWLHRVDFIFEFPRPTMPNIIYMGGFQCKPSKPLPQDLEDFVQSSGDHGVIIMSLGTLIGQLPDDVAEAIAEAFAELPQKIIWRYKGRRPSALGNNTLILDWMPQNDLLGHPKTRAFVAHGGTNGIQEAIYHGVPIIGLGLIFDQPDNLHKMKVRGVAKIVDFATVDKDSFLKTVKEVLYDPSYRENMQRLSKLHKDVPVKPLDNAIFWIEFVMRHKGAAHLNTESYKMPWYSYHSVDVILFLISAVSLIFLSIYAVIRYFCCRICMRKTKNKLE
- the LOC127167530 gene encoding UDP-glucuronosyltransferase 2C1 isoform X13 produces the protein MNGQVFQVLGPIVLTILLTNVPAVQSGNVLVFPVDGSHWVNMNILVEALHAKGHNITVIRAADSWYIKEFSPHYTSITLKSEGGFGEEFLDMFVSRLLGILRDGSSWARLMLEIEMWQSSVEMVKIESEAIVRMLEDQQLMQSLKDAKYDLMLTDPAMFGGIILGHYLKLPIVHNVRWTVYNEVHFLLAPSPLSYVPFPMLKLSDRMSFLERVKNVVMFTVTEILVALLMTPINDPICERFIGPGASYFSLTQSADLWLHRVDFIFEFPRPTMPNIIYMGGFQCKPSKPLPQDLEDFVQSSGDHGVIIMSLGTLIGQLPDDVAEAIAEAFAELPQKIIWRYKGRRPSALGNNTLILDWMPQNDLLGHPKTRAFVAHGGTNGIQEAIYHGVPIIGLGLIFDQPDNLHKMKVRGVAKIVDFATVDKDSFLKTVKEVLYDPSYRENMQRLSKLHKDVPVKPLDNAIFWIEFVMRHKGAAHLNTESYKMPWYSYHSVDVILFLISAVSLIFLSIYAVIRYFCCRICMRKTKNKLE
- the LOC127167530 gene encoding UDP-glucuronosyltransferase 2C1 isoform X6, translating into MNRQIFQSCGQITLILLLLMTVPAAQCGKVLVFPVDGSHWVNMNILVEALHAKGHNITVIRAADSWYIKEFSPHYTSITLKSEGGFGEEFLDMFVSRLLGILRDGSSWARLMLEIEMWQSSVEMVKIESEAIVRMLEDQQLMQSLKDAKYDLMLTDPAMFGGIILGHYLKLPIVHNVRWTVYNEVHFLLAPSPLSYVPFPMLKLSDRMSFLERVKNVVMFTVTEILVALLMTPINDPICERFIGPGASYFSLTQSADLWLHRVDFIFEFPRPTMPNIIYMGGFQCKPSKPLPQDLEDFVQSSGDHGVIIMSLGTLIGQLPDDVAEAIAEAFAELPQKIIWRYKGRRPSALGNNTLILDWMPQNDLLGHPKTRAFVAHGGTNGIQEAIYHGVPIIGLGLIFDQPDNLHKMKVRGVAKIVDFATVDKDSFLKTVKEVLYDPSYRENMQRLSKLHKDVPVKPLDNAIFWIEFVMRHKGAAHLNTESYKMPWYSYHSVDVILFLISAVSLIFLSIYAVIRYFCCRICMRKTKNKLE